A stretch of DNA from Nitrospira sp. KM1:
GCAACGCGTTTTCCACCGGCGCCCCCACGCGGTTTGCCGTGACGACGACAACCGGGCAGGGGTCGTCACCCGATGGGCACGGGCTCGTGTTGTCCGATCGGCTGACGGGACGCACTCTGATTGAGATCGTGGCATTTCAGAAGAGAAAGATTCGAATTTCCTGCGGCCAGTTTTTCACTCACAAGGGAGAGCTCGTGACTATCAGCCCGCATTATTGCCGGATTGGAACGGGTCTCACTCGTTTTGGAGATGTTACGGAAAGCCGAGGAGGTCCTGCGATTATTGCGTAACGGCCTTTGAAGGTCGGCCGACGCTTTCAATCTTCCGACCAGTGTAAAGCAGGTGCCACAACCCAAACTTACACCGCCTCCTAGTCGTTTCGAAGCAGATCCTTTTTGACAAGTTCCGGAACTCCCGTACAATAGCCCCATGTCCGATGTCGTAAAACCCAGCGTGCAAGCCTTTCTCGTGTGCGATCAAGTAATCGAAGACAGCGTCACGAGAAAGAAGAGTCTGATCGGTCTGTTCACGCATTTGCAAGCCGTCGGTTTCCCGTTCCAGCATCAGCAGATGGGATTGTATTTCTGCCTCACCGATGCCGAAGGCACATACCATTTCAACATCGACCTGGTGTACCTGAACAATGAGCAATTGGTCTGTCGAGCCTCCCTCCCCAACATCGTCATCGGCGACCGGTTGCAGATCTCAGATTTCGGCATCAACATCCCCTCTCTGATCTTCCCGGCCCCGGGACGCTACGAGTTCCGCCTGCGCATGGACGGACACTTGATCGCTCAAAAAGATTTCAACGTCATGCAGCTCTCCCCGCAACAGACCACCTGAGACGGCTCGTTTACCAACTCCAGCCTTTCTCCCGTCGCGCGTCTTGTGATAAAACACGCCGTTACGGCGGCACGTGTGACTACGGAGTATGATCGAACGTGACTGAATCGGGGGCGGCATCAAATTTTATTCGCGAGATGGTCCTTGCGGACCATGCAACGGGGAAACACGGCGGCCGCGTCGTGACGCGATTCCCACCGGAGCCCAACGGACATCTCCATATCGGGCACGCAAAAGCCATCTGCCTGAATTTCGGTTTGGCGCAAAGCGTCCCAGGCGGCGTCTGTCATCTTCGTTTTGACGATACCAACCCGACCACTGAAGACCCCGAATATGTGAAGTCCATTCAAGACGATGTGAAATGGCTTGGTTTCGATTGGCACGACAAGCTCTTCTATGCATCGGATTACTTTGAACGACTCTATGAAGTCGCACTCGACCTGATCCGGAAGAGACATGCGTACGTGGACAGTCTGACCGCGGATGAGATGAGGACGTATCGCGGCACATTGACGGAACCGGGGAAGAACAGCCCCTACCGCGATCGGTCCGTCGACGAGAACCTCGACCTCTTCGCTAAAATGCGCCGCGGACAGTTTCCGGATGGAACCCACGTTCTTCGAGCCAGGATCGACATGGGCTCACCTAACCTGAACTTGCGCGATCCGGTGTTGTACCGCATTCGGCACGCCGCCCACTATCGTACGGGTTCTGCCTGGTGCATTTATCCGTCCTATGACTATGCGCATCCTTTGTCCGATGTCATCGAAGGGATTACGCATTCGGTCTGCACACTGGAGTTCGAAGACCACCGACCGCTTTACGATTGGATGGTCGCACACGCTCATACGTCTCGTACGCCTCAGCAGATCGAATTCGCGCGGCTCAACGTCGCCCATGCCGTCATGAGCAAACGAAAATTGCTCGAGTTGGTCGACCGGTCACTCGTGGCCGGCTGGGATGATCCCCGTCTGCCGACCATCAAAGGTTTGCGCCGTCGCGGGTATACTCCAGAAGCCATCAGAAATTTTTGCGAACACATCGGCGTATCAAAACGTGACTCCGTGATCGAAATGCAACTCCTCGAACATTTCATCCGCGAGGATTTGAACAAACGTTCGAACAGGGTCATGGCCGTCTTGCGACCGTTGAAAATTGTGATTGAAAACTACCCGGAAGACCTGACGGAAGAGATGGAAGCCGTCAACAATCCCGAAGATCCCACGGCAGGCGCCAGGACGGTGCCGTTTTCCAGGACTCTCTACATTGAACGGGACGATTTCCTGGAAAGTCCGCCCAAACAATTCTTTCGTCTGGCTCCTGATCGGGAAGTTCGGCTTCGCTACGGGTACATCATCAAATGCGTTGGGGTCGTGAAGGACTCGACCGGGACGGTGACCGAACTCCGTTGCACCTACGACCCTGAGACCAGAAGCGGTGGGCCGCAGGCGCAAAGAAAAGTGAAGGCGACTATCCATTGGGTCTCCGCGGCCCATGCAGTCGAAGCCGAAGTACGTTTGTACAATCCTTTGCTCACCGCGGACCTTGCAGCCATACCCGCCGGTAGTGACTGGACCACGTATGTGAATCCGCAATCACTTGAACGCGTTCACGGCTGCCGTGTCGAGCCAGGCCTTCGCGACACCGTACCCGGCGTTCGGTATCAATTTGAGCGTATCGGATACTTCTGTGTCGATCCGGACTCTATCCCGGGAAAACCTGTATTCAACCGCACGGTGTCGCTCAAGGATGCTTGCGCGAAAACAGGAACGCTCGCTGCGAAATAGCTCTTCAATTTCCACTTCGAACCAAGGTTCCAAAATGCCGCCATCTCGCTCCTGCGCGACTGAAATTCAGCGTTTGCTTTACCGTCCAACACCAACTGGTAAACTACGTACGTATGAGCCGACCGCGCTACGCATCTCACGGGAAGGAGCCACTATGATTGAGTGCCGCCAGTTTCCCCGCATCCCAGTCGATTTGCAGGTCTACTTCTCAACGACCAACAACACGCTGATTCGCGAAGGAACGATGTTCGATCTCTCTGCAGGAGGATGTGCGGTCGCCAGCATGACCTCCGTACAATCCGGATCGGCGATCCGCATTCTAATCCGGGCAACTGATCTTGGTTCGCCGATCACGATCGAGTCCGGAGCGGTCAGGTGGAGTGAGCATGGAGAATTCGGCGTGGAATTTGTGGGCGTCTCTGAACTGGACCAGAGCCGTCTCCATCGGCTACTCCAAGCCACTTCGCCATCTCCCACTCGTTTCACCTGATCGGCCGGCGGGCAGGGGCATCATGGTAAAATACAGAGGATATGAACTGCCCGATCTGCCGCAAAGCTACCTCGTGGGACGGTAACCCCTGGCGTCCATTTTGCTCCGAAAGGTGTCAGCTCACTGACCTCGGCAGCTGGGCGATGGAAGAATATCGAGTGCCGGGGCCGAACCTGACGATGGAACTTCCGTCAGAGAACGCTGAAGCGGTCGAGAGTCCTGACGATGAGTGGACGGGCAATCACGGCAAGCAATCCAAGGGCTGAACGTTCTGTTGCCATCGCGTTTTCCCCCACCGATTTTATCATCATGAGCAGCGCCACAACTCCTACCGGCTTTGGCCGGGATTTCTGCACCGCACATTCCATCCAAATCCAATCCGACCTGGAATTGATTATGCGATGATGTTGAGATGTGCGATCGATTTGGAAGAGACTATGGCAAGATCGGAATTGGCTGGGGGACTAGGAATCGAACCTAGGTAGCCGGCTCCAAAGGCCGGCGTCCTACCGCTAGACGATCCCCCAGCGCGGTAATTCAGCGAATGTGAATCGAGTGTGGCAAGGAAAGTTTATTGGCTGGGGGACTAGGAATCGAACCTAGGTAGTCAGATCCAGAGACTGACGTCCTACCGCTAGACGATCCCCCAACCGACGCCCACACTAATATATGGGTCCGGACTCCGTCAAGATCGATGCGGGTTTGCTACGTTTGCCTCGCACGATCAATTCCTTTGCGGAGCCT
This window harbors:
- a CDS encoding glutamine--tRNA ligase/YqeY domain fusion protein — encoded protein: MTESGAASNFIREMVLADHATGKHGGRVVTRFPPEPNGHLHIGHAKAICLNFGLAQSVPGGVCHLRFDDTNPTTEDPEYVKSIQDDVKWLGFDWHDKLFYASDYFERLYEVALDLIRKRHAYVDSLTADEMRTYRGTLTEPGKNSPYRDRSVDENLDLFAKMRRGQFPDGTHVLRARIDMGSPNLNLRDPVLYRIRHAAHYRTGSAWCIYPSYDYAHPLSDVIEGITHSVCTLEFEDHRPLYDWMVAHAHTSRTPQQIEFARLNVAHAVMSKRKLLELVDRSLVAGWDDPRLPTIKGLRRRGYTPEAIRNFCEHIGVSKRDSVIEMQLLEHFIREDLNKRSNRVMAVLRPLKIVIENYPEDLTEEMEAVNNPEDPTAGARTVPFSRTLYIERDDFLESPPKQFFRLAPDREVRLRYGYIIKCVGVVKDSTGTVTELRCTYDPETRSGGPQAQRKVKATIHWVSAAHAVEAEVRLYNPLLTADLAAIPAGSDWTTYVNPQSLERVHGCRVEPGLRDTVPGVRYQFERIGYFCVDPDSIPGKPVFNRTVSLKDACAKTGTLAAK
- a CDS encoding PilZ domain-containing protein, with translation MIECRQFPRIPVDLQVYFSTTNNTLIREGTMFDLSAGGCAVASMTSVQSGSAIRILIRATDLGSPITIESGAVRWSEHGEFGVEFVGVSELDQSRLHRLLQATSPSPTRFT
- a CDS encoding DNA gyrase inhibitor YacG, whose amino-acid sequence is MNCPICRKATSWDGNPWRPFCSERCQLTDLGSWAMEEYRVPGPNLTMELPSENAEAVESPDDEWTGNHGKQSKG